One genomic window of Onychostoma macrolepis isolate SWU-2019 chromosome 25, ASM1243209v1, whole genome shotgun sequence includes the following:
- the cart2 gene encoding cocaine- and amphetamine-regulated transcript 2: MESSSLKTRMAVCALLLCLLIGAKANESEPEIEVELDTRAIRDFYPKDPNLTSEKQLLGALQEVLEKLQTKRIPPWEKKFGQVPMCDLGEQCAIRKGSRIGKMCDCPRGAFCNFFLLKCL, translated from the exons ATGGAGAGCTCCAGTCTGAAGACGCGCATGGCTGTGTGCGCGCTGCTGCTCTGCTTGTTGATCGGAGCCAAAGCGAACGAGTCAGAGCCGGAGATAGAGGTGGAACTGGACACAAGAGCCATCAGAGACTTCTACCCCAAAGACCCAAACCTGACAAGTGAAAAACAGCTT CTCGGGGCTCTGCAAGAAGTTCTGGAAAAGCTGCAGACGAAACGAATCCCACCTTGGGAGAAGAAATTTGGTCAAGTTCCCAtg TGTGATTTGGGGGAGCAGTGCGCGATCAGAAAAGGCTCTCGAATCGGCAAGATGTGCGACTGTCCGCGCGGGGCTTTCTGCAACTTTTTCTTGTTAAAGTGTTTGTGA